The Ornithinimicrobium faecis region GGCGAGCCGACCTGCACGACCTGATCCGCGACACGGCGGTGGACGTCGGCGTCGGACTGGTCCGCATCGCCGCCGACCACGGCCGCATCGAGGACGTCTTCCGAGAGGATGCAGGTCATGGCTCAGCCGTCTGACGGCCGGCCGGGCGGTGTCATCCACGACATCGGCTACCGGCCCTACTCCGGCCCACGCCTCGGCACGCGCGACGCTGGTCGCTCCCTGTTCGTGACCGGGTTGCTCAACGCCTACGGCATCGGTCGCTCGGGCAGGGCCAAGGGCCTGCCGATGACACTGCTGGCCCTGATGATCGTGCCCGCGGCGATCATGGTTGCGGTGATGGTCACCCTCGGTCTGACCGACGGTTTCCTCGACTACGGCACCTACCCGGTGACGCTCATGCTGGTCATCGTCATCTTTGTGGCCGCGCAGGCGCCGGTGCTCTTCTCCCGGGACCTGCGCTCGGGGGCCATCTCGCTCTATCTCGCCCGACCGCTCAGCGCCACGGCCTATGCCCTGGTCCGGTGGGCCTCCCTGTTCGTGGCGATCCTGATCTTCATCGCCCTGCCGGTCATCGTGCTGTATGTCGGGGCGCTGACGGCCGAGGCAGACTTCAGCGAGCACACGGCTGACTTCCTGGCGGCCATGGTCGGCATCGTGCTGCTGTCGGCGGTGCTGGCCACCCTGTCCGGGCTGGTCGCCTCCCACACCAGACGGCGCGGTCTGGCCGTCGGCGTGACGATCATCGCGCTGCTGGTCAGCACCGGGGTGGTGTCGGCCGTGCAGGCGATCACGGACGTGCAGGGCAACGAGACCATGGGTCTCGTCGTTGGTCTGTTCTCACCGTTCTCCCTGGTCGACGGCGTGCAGGTCGGACTCCTCGACGGCCAGAGCTCGTTCCAGGTGTCGCCCGACGGAGCCGGCTGGGGCCTGATCTATCTGCTCGCCTCCCTCGCCGTCATCGCCGGTGGTCTCTGGCTGCTGGTGCGCTACTACCGGAAGCAGGCGGGGCGATGAGTGTCCTCGAGGTGGCCAACGCCTCGCGCTGGTTCGGCAACGTCGTGGCCGTCAATGACGTCTCGATGCAGATCGGGCCGGGCGTCACGGGTCTGCTCGGCCCCAACGGTGCGGGCAAGACCACGCTGATCGCGATGATGGCCGGGTTCCTCGCGCCGTCGGCGGGCATGGTGACCCTCGATGGGGCGCCGGTCTGGAACAACGTGTCGATCTATCGCGCCATCGGGCTGGTGCCCGAGCGGGAGGCCAGTTTCGGTTATCTGAGCGGACGGCAGTTCGTGCGCGCCAACGCTGAGTTGCACAAGCTCCCCTCGCCGGGGGAGGCCGCCGAGCGTGCCCTGGGCATCGTGGAGATGGGTGAACCGGCCGGCCGCCTGATCAGCACCTACTCCAAGGGCATGCGCCAGCGCATCAAGCTGGCCGCTGCCCTGGTCCACGACCCCGCCGTGCTGCTGCTCGACGAGCCGTTCAACGGCGTCGACCCCCGCCAGCGCATGCACCTGATGGAGCTGCTCACCCGCATGGGCTCCGAGGGGCGGACCGTGCTGTTCAGCTCGCACATCCTCGAGGAGGTCGAGCAGATCGCCCGGCACATCGAGGTCGTGGTCTCCGGGCGGCACGCGGCCTCGGGCGACTTCGGCGCGATCCGCCGCCTGATGACCGACCGACCCAACGTCTATCTGCTCCGGACCAGTGACGATCGCAAGCTGGCCGCTGTGCTGATGGCGGGAGAGAGCGTCGCCGGGGTCCGGCTGGAGCCGCGAGGAGGAGTGCAGGTGCAGGTGACCGACTTTGGGACGTTTGCTGTCGCCCTCCCTCGGCTGGCCAAGGAGCACGGCATCACCCTGCGCGAGGTCACGCCCACCGACGAGTCACTGGAGTCGGTCTTCGCCTACCTGGTGTCCGCATGAACCCCACGATCGCGCGACTGGCCCTGCAGTCACTGTTCGGCCAGAAGCGGTGGTGGGTGCTGGTCGCCCTGCCCCTGCTGCTGATGGGGCTGTGCCTGCTGGTGCAGCTGCTGACCAGCGGTGACGCCGCCGCGACATCCTTCGAGGCCGTCATCGTCGTCTTCGGTCTGGGCCTGGTGCTGCCGCTGGTCTCGCTGCTGGTGACCACCGGGGTGCTCGGACCCGAGATCGACGACGGCTCGATCGTCTATCTGCTCTCCAAGCCGATCTCCCGCTATGTCGTGGCCCTGAGCAAGCTGGTCGTCGCGGTCGTGGTCACGGTGGTCCTCGGAGCCGGGTCCCTGTTCATCTCGGGCCTGATCCTCGACCCGTCGGCACCCGGGCAGGCGCTCGCGGTGGGCGTCGGGTCCGCCGTGGCGGGCACGGCCTACTGCGCCGCCTTCGTGATGCTCTCGGCGATCAACCGGCACGGCATGATCTCCGGCCTGATCTACGTGTTGGTCTTCGAGGGCCTGCTTGCCTCGTGGCTGTCCGGGTTGCGCTATGTGAGCGTCTCCGCCTTCGGTCGCCGCATCGCCGAGGGCCTGGATGACTCGCTCAACCTGATTGCTGGCAACCTGCCGCTGGCCTATGCCTGGATCGCCAGCCTCGTGGTGATCGTGGCCGGCGGCTATGTCGCTGGGCGACGCCTCGCACGCTTCCAGCTCGGCGGCGACGAGTGACGCCGCCGAGCACCCACACCGCTCCGGCCGACTAGCGGGCCTCGCCCAGCAGCTCCTGGATCCGGCCGACGCCCTCGGCGAGGTCGGTGTCTCCCAGGGCGTAGGACAGCCGCAGATAGCCGGACGGCCCAAAGGCCTCACCGGGCACCACCGCGACCTCGACCTCCTCGAGGATGATCTCCGCCAGCTCGACGGACGTCTGCGGGGTGCGGCCCCGGATGGTGCGCCCGAGCACGCCCGCAACGCTCGGGTAGGCGTAGAAGGCACCCTGCGGTGTGGGGCACTCGACACCGTCGATCTCGTTCAGCATCGACACGATGGTCTGGCGGCGACGATCAAAGGCTGTGCGCATCTCGTCGACAGCCTCGAGCGAGCCCTGGAGGGCGGCGATCGCGGCCCGCTGGGACACGTTGGCCACGTTGGAGGTCGCGTGGGACTGCAGGTTGGTCGCGGCCTTGACCACGTCCTTGGGGCCGATCATCCAGCCCACCCGCCAGCCGGTCATCGCATAGGTCTTGGCCACACCGTTGAGCACGACGCAGGTGTCGGCGAGCTCGGGCACGGCCACCGGCACTGACGGGGCGGCGGCGCCGTCATAGAGCAGGTGCTCATAGATCTCGTCGGTCACCACCCAGATGCCGTGCTCCAGGGCCCAGTGGCCGATCGCCTCGACCTGCTCGGGCGGATAGACCGCACCGGTCGGGTTGGACGGCGAGCAGAACAACAACACCTTGGTCCGGTCCGTGCGGGCCGCCTCGAGCTGGTCAACGGTCACCAGATAGCCCTGGTCTGCGCCGGCAAAGACGTCAACGGGCACGCCGCCAGCCAGCCGGATCGACTCCGGATAGGTGGTCCAGTAGGGCGTGGGCAGCAGGACCTCGTCGCCCGGGTCGAGCAGGGCGGCGAAGGTGTTGTAGACAGCCTGCTTGCCGCCGTTGGTGATGAGCACGTTGGCCGGCTCCACGGCATACCCACTGTCGCGCTGGGTCTTGTCGACCACGGCGGCCTTGAGGTCCGGCAGGCCACCGGCGGGGGAGTAGCGGTGGTTCACCGGGTCCTGGGCGGCGGCGATCGCCGCGGCGACGATGTAGTCCGGCGTCGGGAAGTCAGGCTCGCCGGCACCGAAGCCGATCACTGGTCGGCCCTGTGCCTTCAGGGCCTTGGCCTTGGCGTCGACCGCCAGGGTGGCCGACTCGGCGATCGAGCCGATGCGGGTGGAGATGCGGGGCTTGGGGGTCCTCTGAGTCACGTGGCCATTCTTGCACCGGTCACCTGGTTAGCACCGACCCGCCTCATCGCGTAGGATGGACCCTCGGATGTTGACGCATCCCATGCTGGCGCCTGCCCACCCAGGCCCGGCAACCGAAGGGCACTAGCTCAATTGGTAGAGCACTGGTCTCCAAAACCAGGGGTTGGGGGTTCGAGTCCCTCGTGCCCTGCGCGACGCGACCGCACTGGTCGCGGCCGACAACGACAGGCCCACCACGTGGGGCGAAGGAAGGTTATCCGTGTCTGAGACAAGCGCCCGCGACACCCAGGGTGTCGGCAGGGGCAATGCGCAGTCCGGAGGGTCGCCCAGCCCCAGCACCTATGTCGCCCAGGTCATTGCCGAGTTGCGCAAGGTGCACCGGCCGACGCAGCGCGAGCTGATCACCTACACCATCGTCGTGTTCGTGTTCGTGCTGGTGATCATGGGGTTCGTTGTCGGTGTTGACCAGATCTTCACCCGGCTCGTCGAGTTCACCTTCGGCAGCTGACCGACCCTCGTGGTCGGCCAGCCGACCCTCCACGGTCGCCGCGACGACCGCTCCGCTCCCGTCAGTAGTAAGGAAGTAGCCATGCCCGAGCAGTCAGACAACGTCGACGAGACGCCCGAGGTCGACGAGACGACCGAGTCGGCGATCGACGGCGCTGAGGGCGGCGCCCCGGAGGAAGACGCCCCGGAGTATGCCGAGGGGCAGGCCGAGCAGGCCCCCGCCGCTGAGGTTGCGGCTGAGGAGGACGCTGCGGCTGAGGCCGACACCACCGAGGCCGACGCAGAAGCTGAGGATGCAGAGGCTGAGGACGTCGACGGTGCCGAGGAGTCCTCGGACGAGGCGCCCGCCGGTGACCCGATGGAGGAGTTCCGCGAGAGCCTGCAGTCCCAGTTCGGTGACTGGTATGTCGTCCACTCCTACGCTGGCTACGAGAACCGCGTGAAGGTCAACCTGGAGACCCGGTCCACGAGCCTCAACATGGAGGACTACATCTTCCAGGTCGAGGTGCCGATGGAGGAGGTCACCGAGATCAAGTCCGGTGTCCGCAAGCAGGTGCGTCGCGTGCGGATGCCTGGCTACGTCCTGGTCCGCATGGACCTGACGGACGAGTCGTGGGGCGCCGTCCGGCACACCCCCGGCGTGACCGGCTTTGTCGGCAACGCGCACCAGCCGGTGCCGCTGAGCATCGACGAGGTCATCACCATGCTGGCCCCGGTGTTCGAGACCCCGGAGACCACCGACCAGGGCGAGGGCAGCACGGGCGGCTCCGCCACCCCCGCCACCCGCACCGCCTCCCCGGAGGTCGACTTCGAGGTCGGCGAGTCCGTCACGGTGATGGAGGGTCCGTTCGAGACCCTGCCCGCCACGATCTCCGAGATCATCCCCGAGAGCCAGAAGCTCAAGGTGCTGGTCTCCATCTTCGGCCGCGAGACACCGGTCGAGCTGTCGTTCAACCAGGTCTCGAAACTCTAGGAGGGCTCCGCCCCCCTAGTTCCCCCCCATGGTCAGGGGACTCCGTCCCCCGACTGCCCCCACGGTCAGGGGACTCCGTCCCCCGACTGCCCCCTGACCGGGCTTCGCCCGGGGGCGCGGACTTCGTCCACGGGTTAGGAGGCACGCTCCGCGTGCCGCACAATTGAACAGGACTTCCGAGGCCGCAGACGGCCTCGGACTCCGAAAGACTCCGTCTTTCGGAGTGCAACCGGGTCATCGCCCACGGCGTAGGCCCACAACGAAGAGGAAGAGATATGCCCCCCAAGAAGAAGGTCTCCGGCTTCATCAAGCTGCAGATCCAGGCCGGTGCGGCCACCCCGGCCCCGCCCGTCGGTCCGGCCCTTGGCCAGCACGGCGTCAACATCATGGAGTTCGTCAAGGCCTACAACGCCGCGACGGAGTCCCAGCGTGGCAACGTCATCCCGGTCGAGATCACGGTCTACGAGGACCGTTCCTTCACCTTCATCACCAAGACCCCGCCGGCTGCCGAGCTGATCAAGAAGGCTGCCGGCGTCGCCAAGGGCTCGGGTGAGCCGAACAAGACCAAGGTCGCCAAGCTGACCCAGGCTCAGGTGCGCGAGATCGCCGAGTCCAAGATGGCTGACCTCAACGCCAACGACATCGACCAGGCCGCCAAGATCATCGCCGGCACCGCCCGGTCGATGGGCATCACGGTCCAGGGCTGACGCCCTCGACCTTCACCGCCGAGGTGCGCCTCGGCATACCAGAGGGGTTTCCCTCGCGTGGCAGGACCAGCGCTGGTCCGCAGACCACAACTCCACCTCACACCAAGGAGCACGCATGAAGCGCAGCAAGGCCTACAACGCCGCCGCCGAGAAGATCGAGGACGGCAAGTTCTACACCCCCGTCGAGGCCATCGCCCTGGCCAAGGAGACCTCGACCACCAAGTACGACGCAACCGTCGAGGTCGCCCTGCGGCTGAGCGTTGACCCGCGCAAGGCCGACCAGCTCGTCCGAGGCACCGTCAACCTGCCGAACGGCACGGGCAAGACCGCCCGCGTCCTGGTCTTCGCCAACGGCGACAAGGCCGACGCCGCCCGCGAGGCCGGCGCTGACTATGTCGGCTCCGACGACCTGCTGGAGAAGGTCAGCGGTGGCTGGCTCGACTTCGACGCCGTCGTGGCCACCCCGGACCTGATGGGCAAGGTCGGCCGTCTGGGCAAGGTGCTGGGACCGCGTGGTCTCATGCCGAACCCCAAGACCGGCACCGTCACGATGGACACCGCCAAGGCTGTCTCCGACATCAAGGGCGGCAAGATCGAGTTCCGTGTCGACAAGCACGCCAACCTGCACTTCATCATCGGCAAGACGTCGTTCGGTGCCGAGCAGCTGGCGGAGAACTACGGCGCAGCGATCGACGAGGTCATGCGACTGAAGCCGTCCTCCTCCAAGGGCCGCTATGTCGCCAAGGCCACGATGAGCACCACGATGGGCCCGGGCATCCCGCTCGACCCCGCGCGCGTGTCCACCCTGGTTGCCACCACGGAGTGACCTGACCACACCGCCGACAGGGCCGGGTGAGCACACGCTCACCCGGCCCTGTCGTCTGTCCGGGGCCGCCCCTGTCGTGTGTCCGGGGCCGCCCCTGTCGTGTGTCCGGCGCCGCGCTGTCCGCGGCCGTCCTTCGTCTGGCTTGGACTGCTCGTTGCCCAGCCGAACCGTGCACCCAGACAGGTAACGTCACCTCGCGCTCTCGGCCGCATGGCGCTGACCTGCGCAAACGTCGGGAGCGTGGTGACTTCGCCTGTTTGGCTGCACGCCCTGAGACCCGCCCGGCCGCCCGGGGCAGCTCGGGGCAGCGCAGCGGCGCGCGCGCCGTGGCAGGGCGGGACGACAAGAGGGCGCGCCCGCGGTGGCAGGATGAGGGCATGACGACGACCGACGTGCCGGACTCGGAGCGGGTGCGCGAGGCGGTCCGGCACTATGTCGAGC contains the following coding sequences:
- the rplA gene encoding 50S ribosomal protein L1 gives rise to the protein MKRSKAYNAAAEKIEDGKFYTPVEAIALAKETSTTKYDATVEVALRLSVDPRKADQLVRGTVNLPNGTGKTARVLVFANGDKADAAREAGADYVGSDDLLEKVSGGWLDFDAVVATPDLMGKVGRLGKVLGPRGLMPNPKTGTVTMDTAKAVSDIKGGKIEFRVDKHANLHFIIGKTSFGAEQLAENYGAAIDEVMRLKPSSSKGRYVAKATMSTTMGPGIPLDPARVSTLVATTE
- a CDS encoding ABC transporter permease subunit, with translation MNPTIARLALQSLFGQKRWWVLVALPLLLMGLCLLVQLLTSGDAAATSFEAVIVVFGLGLVLPLVSLLVTTGVLGPEIDDGSIVYLLSKPISRYVVALSKLVVAVVVTVVLGAGSLFISGLILDPSAPGQALAVGVGSAVAGTAYCAAFVMLSAINRHGMISGLIYVLVFEGLLASWLSGLRYVSVSAFGRRIAEGLDDSLNLIAGNLPLAYAWIASLVVIVAGGYVAGRRLARFQLGGDE
- the rplK gene encoding 50S ribosomal protein L11, giving the protein MPPKKKVSGFIKLQIQAGAATPAPPVGPALGQHGVNIMEFVKAYNAATESQRGNVIPVEITVYEDRSFTFITKTPPAAELIKKAAGVAKGSGEPNKTKVAKLTQAQVREIAESKMADLNANDIDQAAKIIAGTARSMGITVQG
- a CDS encoding ABC transporter ATP-binding protein, translated to MSVLEVANASRWFGNVVAVNDVSMQIGPGVTGLLGPNGAGKTTLIAMMAGFLAPSAGMVTLDGAPVWNNVSIYRAIGLVPEREASFGYLSGRQFVRANAELHKLPSPGEAAERALGIVEMGEPAGRLISTYSKGMRQRIKLAAALVHDPAVLLLDEPFNGVDPRQRMHLMELLTRMGSEGRTVLFSSHILEEVEQIARHIEVVVSGRHAASGDFGAIRRLMTDRPNVYLLRTSDDRKLAAVLMAGESVAGVRLEPRGGVQVQVTDFGTFAVALPRLAKEHGITLREVTPTDESLESVFAYLVSA
- the secE gene encoding preprotein translocase subunit SecE; the protein is MSETSARDTQGVGRGNAQSGGSPSPSTYVAQVIAELRKVHRPTQRELITYTIVVFVFVLVIMGFVVGVDQIFTRLVEFTFGS
- the nusG gene encoding transcription termination/antitermination protein NusG, coding for MPEQSDNVDETPEVDETTESAIDGAEGGAPEEDAPEYAEGQAEQAPAAEVAAEEDAAAEADTTEADAEAEDAEAEDVDGAEESSDEAPAGDPMEEFRESLQSQFGDWYVVHSYAGYENRVKVNLETRSTSLNMEDYIFQVEVPMEEVTEIKSGVRKQVRRVRMPGYVLVRMDLTDESWGAVRHTPGVTGFVGNAHQPVPLSIDEVITMLAPVFETPETTDQGEGSTGGSATPATRTASPEVDFEVGESVTVMEGPFETLPATISEIIPESQKLKVLVSIFGRETPVELSFNQVSKL
- a CDS encoding pyridoxal phosphate-dependent aminotransferase; translated protein: MTQRTPKPRISTRIGSIAESATLAVDAKAKALKAQGRPVIGFGAGEPDFPTPDYIVAAAIAAAQDPVNHRYSPAGGLPDLKAAVVDKTQRDSGYAVEPANVLITNGGKQAVYNTFAALLDPGDEVLLPTPYWTTYPESIRLAGGVPVDVFAGADQGYLVTVDQLEAARTDRTKVLLFCSPSNPTGAVYPPEQVEAIGHWALEHGIWVVTDEIYEHLLYDGAAAPSVPVAVPELADTCVVLNGVAKTYAMTGWRVGWMIGPKDVVKAATNLQSHATSNVANVSQRAAIAALQGSLEAVDEMRTAFDRRRQTIVSMLNEIDGVECPTPQGAFYAYPSVAGVLGRTIRGRTPQTSVELAEIILEEVEVAVVPGEAFGPSGYLRLSYALGDTDLAEGVGRIQELLGEAR